The following coding sequences are from one Perognathus longimembris pacificus isolate PPM17 chromosome 13, ASM2315922v1, whole genome shotgun sequence window:
- the LOC125362714 gene encoding tripartite motif-containing protein 34-like, with amino-acid sequence MNPLNHLEVSKQEEHQDLEQEEANGSAMTSQILMNIQQEVTCPICLGLLKEPLSLHCGHSFCQACITMSNEKAMMDSERESSCPVCGIRYSPENQWANQHLAGIVRKLMEVKLSPDTEQERHYCVHHGEKLLLFCEEDRKAICRLCERSQEHCGHHTFLLEEVVKEWQERLHSALTRLRKEKQEAEALEANIREEKNSWKYQVQTERQRIQREFMQLRGILDYEEQRELQRLEEEEKEILDSLAQSEDQLAQQSQLVRELISDLEHRSQWSTTELLQDTSGIMKWSEIWTLKKPKAVSSQLKSMFQAPDLSGMLQEFRELRDARCYWEDFTLNSINLNLNLVLSEDQRQVQSAPIWPFKCYNYGILGSQYFSSGKHYWEIDVTKKKAWILGVYCRKRSVRFGIRQTANNPNVYYGYKPQYGYWVIGLQKRKYHAFEDPHVSSLTALPLFQTIPPHRIGVLLNCEARTISFFNVTGHGSLIYRFSNCCFSQPAYPYFNPWNCPAPMTLCPPAS; translated from the exons ATGAATCCACTAAATCACCTAGAAGTCTCCAAGCAAGAAGAGCATCAAGACCTAGAACAGGAGGAAGCCAACGGCAGTGCAATGACTTCACAAATCCTGATGAACATACAGCAGGAGGTGACTTGTCCCATCTGCCTGGGGCTTTTGAAGGAACCGCTGAGTCTACACTGTGGCCACAGCTTCTGCCAAGCCTGTATCACCATGAGCAACGAGAAGGCAATGATGGACTCTGAAAGGGAAAGCAGCTGTCCTGTATGTGGTATCAGATATTCACCTGAAAATCAATGGGCTAATCAGCACTTGGCTGGTATAGTGAGAAAACTCATGGAAGTCAAGTTGAGCCCTGACACTGAGCAGGAGAGACATTACTGTGTACACCATGGAGAGAAACTCCTACTCTTCTGTGAGGAGGACAGGAAGGCCATTTGTAGGCTCTGTGAGCGTTCTCAGGAGCACTGTGGTCACCACACCTTCCTCTTGGAGGAAGTAGTGAAGGAATGGCAG GAGAGGCTCCACAGCGCCCTCACCCGGCTGAGAAAggagaagcaggaagcagaggcgTTGGAAGCTAAcatcagagaagagaaaaattctTGGAAG TATCAGGTACagactgagagacaaaggatacaaagagAATTTATGCAGCTTAGAGGAATCTTGGACTACGAGGAACAGAGGGAGCTACAGAggttggaggaagaagaaaaggagatacTGGATAGCTTGGCACAGTCTGAGGATCAGCTGGCTCAGCAGAGCCAGTTGGTGAGAGAGCTCATTTCAGATCTGGAGCACCGGAGTCAATGGTCAACAACAGAGCTGCTACAG GATACGAGTGGAATTATGAAGTG GAGTGAGATCTGGACACTGAAGAAGCCAAAAGCAGTTTCCAGTCAGCTGAAGTCCATGTTCCAGGCCCCAGATCTCAGTGGGATGCTACAAGAGTTCAGAG AACTAAGAGATGCCCGGTGCTACTGGG AGGACTTCACATTGAATTCCATCAACTTAAACTTGAATCTTGTCCTTTCAGAAGACCAGAGACAAGTGCAATCTGCTCCAATATGGCCATTTAAGTGCTATAACTATGGCATCTTAGGCTCTCAATATTTCTCCTCAGGGAAACATTATTGGGAAATAGATGTCACCAAGAAGAAGGCCTGGATCCTTGGAGTGTACTGTAGGAAACGTTCAGTGAGGTTTGGCATCCGTCAAACTGCAAACAACCCAAATGTTTATTATGGATACAAACCTCAATATGGCTACTGGGTTATAGGGTTGCAGAAACGGAAGTATCATGCGTTTGAGGACCCTCACGTCTCTTCTCTTACAGCTCTGCCCCTCTTCCAGACTATTCCTCCCCATCGAATTGGGGTTCTCCTCAACTGTGAAGCAAGGACCATCTCATTTTTCAATGTCACAGGCCATGGGTCACTCATCTATAGGTTCTCCAACTGTTGCTTTTCTCAACCTGCCTATCCATACTTCAACCCTTGGAACTGTCCAGCCCCCATGACCTTGTGCCCACCTGCCTCCTGA
- the LOC125362393 gene encoding LOW QUALITY PROTEIN: tripartite motif-containing protein 5-like (The sequence of the model RefSeq protein was modified relative to this genomic sequence to represent the inferred CDS: substituted 1 base at 1 genomic stop codon), with protein MASAVLTNIKEEVTCPICLELMREPVSIDCGHSFCQTCITSNNVSTMGPGEERNCPVCXIPYNFENLRPNLHIANIIESLKGVKLSSPEQNVHHCAQHDEKLQLFCRDDGKVICWLCERSQQHQGHHTCLLEEVAQEYQNKLQTALKELQKSKEESEKWKAKVQQEKTSWKTQRQGKIQNVQADFTQLRGILDSEEEKVLQKLQEEEAAEWQDLVVCENELTQQSKWVTQLISDVELRLKGSTVEMLQVILHQDLGVDQLVIEGIVDNINDPCFTSTALRAPGKVAHIQLQSIDVNTIMKRSKCLTMEKPITLPKKEQKVFPITGLRGMLQVFQELTDARRYWGKEKSLYFSLFHYDFKVLSSSLSHSCYDSAYNFTSLHLFSFFFFTVYMTLTTPINSRIDISPGQRQIRYQRNPFDSKNVMVSRNLHRNSFHDSGFSISQFPENNLPVLGVLGAPAITSGKHYWEVDVSRKTSWHLGVSDGRHFRPRPWPDPTVHEVPCPKIGYWIIGMEKKSEYKVFWEDPTSHFPLPVPLCLPVALDRVGVFVDYQAGSVSFYSTTYNAFLIYKFTNCSFPRQVYPYFNPLQCSEPMTLC; from the exons ATGGCTTCAGCAGTCTTGACCAACATAAAGGAGGAGGTGACCTGCCCCATCTGCCTGGAGCTCATGAGAGAACCCGTGAGCATAGACTGTGGACACAGCTTCTGCCAAACCTGTATCACATCAAACAACGTCTCTACCATGGGCCCAGGAGAGGAGAGAAACTGTCCTGTGTGTTGAATCCCTTATAATTTTGAGAATCTCCGGCCCAATCTACACATAGCCAACATAATAGAGAGTCTCAAGGGGGTCAAGTTGAGCTCACCGGAGCAGAATGTGCATCACTGCGCACAGCATGATGAGAAACTCCAGCTCTTCTGTAGGGACGATGGGAAGGTGATTTGCTGGCTTTGTGAGCGATCTCAGCAGCACCAGGGTCACCACACATGCCTCTTGGAGGAAGTGGCCCAGGAGTACCAG AACAAGCTCCAGACAGCTCTGAAGGAGCTACAGAAGAGCAAGGAAGAATctgagaagtggaaagccaaagtCCAACAAGAGAAAACTTCCTGGAAG ACTCAAAGACAGGGCAAGATACAAAATGTTCAGGCAGATTTCACACAACTGAGAGGCATCCTGGATTCTGAGGAGGAGAAAGTACTGCAAAAACTGCAAGAAGAAGAGGCAGCTGAATGGCAAGACCTTGTAGTATGTGAAAATGAGCTGACCCAGCAGAGCAAGTGGGTGACCCAGCTCATCTCCGATGTGGAGCTTCGGCTGAAAGGGTCCACAGTGGAGATGCTGCAGGTGA TTCTTCACCAGGATCTTGGTGTAGACCAGCTTGTTATTGAAGGCATTGTAGACAACATCAATGACCCTTGTTTTACGAGTACAGCTCTCAGAGCCCCAGGAAAAGTTGCCCACATCCAGCTTCAGAGCATT GATGTCAATACCATCATGAAAAG atctaagtgcTTGACAATGGAGAAGCCAATAACTTTAcccaagaaagaacagaaagtgtTCCCAATAACTGGTCTGAGAGGAATGTTGCAAGTGTTTCAAG AGCTGACTGATGCCCGACGTTACTGGGGTAAGGAGAAATCC CTCTACTTTTCCCTATTTCATTATGATTTCAAAGTTCTTTCTAGTTCCCTTTCACATTCTTGTTATGATTCTGCTTACAACTTCACAAGcctgcatttgttttcttttttcttttttacagtttATATGACACTGACTACACCTATCAATTCCAGAATTGACATTTCTCCAGGTCAGAGACAGATAAGATACCAGAGAAATCCTTTTGACTCCAAAAATGTTATGGTTTCAAGGAATTTACATAGAAATTCTTTTCACGACTCAGGTTTTAGTATTTCTCAATTTCCGGAAAATAATTTACCTGTTCTAGGGGTCCTGGGTGCCCCTGCAATCACATCAGGGAAGCACTACTGGGAGGTGGATGTGTCAAGGAAAACATCCTGGCACCTGGGGGTGAGTGATGGAAGACACTTCAGACCCAGGCCATGGCCTGATCCGACTGTTCATGAAGTTCCTTGTCCTAAAATTGGTtactggattataggcatggagaAAAAATCTGAGTATAAAGTTTTCTGGGAAGACCCTACCAGCCATTTTCCTTTGCCCGTGCCCCTGTGTTTGCCTGTTGCTCTCGATCGTGTTGGGGTTTTTGTAGACTACCAGGCTGGCTCAGTCTCATTTTACAGCACTACATACAATGCATTTCTCATCTATAAGTTCACTAACTGTTCCTTTCCCCGTCAAGTCTACCCATATTTCAATCCTTTACAATGTTCAGAACCCATGACACTATGCTGA
- the LOC125361802 gene encoding olfactory receptor 52H1-like produces MHNVSCYNPSSFTLVGIPGLEKFHLWIGIPFCVIYVVGLVGNCILLYLIASEHSLHEPMFFFLSLLASTDLILSTATVPKLLANLWLGSQEITFSGCLTQMFFLHFSFVVDSATLLAMAFDRYVAICLPLRYNTILTPQVITKLVVSIVLRSFSVILPDVFLLKRLPFCGTRSIPHTYCEHIGVARLASADISINIWYGFSVPLMTVISDVILIAVSYVFILRAVFRLSSQGARQKALSTCGSHVCVILMFYTPAFFSILAHRFGHSVPRNVLILFANFYVAIPPALNPIVYGVKTKQIQEKFLLLFSLKKTQ; encoded by the coding sequence ATGCACAATGTGAGCTGTTACAACCCCAGTTCCTTCACCCTGGTTGGGATCCCTGGCTTGGAAAAGTTCCACCTCTGGATTGGAATTCCCTTCTGTGTCATCTATGTCGTGGGCCTCGTGGGCAACTGCATCCTCCTCTACCTCATTGCATCTGAGCACAGCCTCCACGAGCCCATGttcttcttcctgtctctgctggCCTCCACTGACCTCATCTTGTCCACTGCCACGGTGCCCAAGCTGCTGGCTAACCTCTGGCTTGGCTCCCAAGAAATAACCTTCTCTGGCTGCCTCACCCAGATGTTCTTCCTTCACTTCAGCTTTGTAGTAGACTCAGCCACCCTGCTGGCCATGGCCTTtgatcgctatgtggccatctgtctCCCCCTGAGGTACAACACCATCCTGACCCCACAGGTGATCACCAAGCTGGTGGTGAGCATCGTGCTGAGGAGCTTCTCTGTCATCCTGCCAGATGTCTTCCTGCTGAAGCGGTTACCATTTTGTGGAACACGCAGCATCCCACACACCTACTGTGAGCACATAGGCGTGGCTCGGCTGGCCTCAGCTGACATCTCCATCAATATCTGGTATGGGTTTTCTGTGCCTCTCATGACTGTCATCTCCGATGTCATCCTGATCGCTGTCTCCTACGTGTTCATCCTGCGTGCTGTCTTTCGCCTGTCATCCCAGGGCGCCCGCCAAAAGGCCCTGAGCACCTGCGGCTCCCACGTCTGTGTCATCCTCATGTTTTACACACCGGCCTTCTTCTCCATCCTTGCCCATCGCTTTGGACACAGTGTCCCCCGGAACGTTCTCATCCTCTTTGCCAACTTCTATGTGGCCATCCCTCCTGCACTGAACCCCATTGTTTATGGGGTGAAGACCAAGCAGATCCAGGAgaaatttcttcttctcttctctttgaaGAAGACACAGTGA